AGTAGAAGTTCATAGGAATTGTTCCAACTCCTATCTTGGACATCTGCAAAGTTCAGAGAATAGATCATGCATTCTGCAAAATTCAATCCCCCAAGCCTCGCATTTATTTCTTCATTAAAGAATCTATAGTAATCCAAAGTTGAAACCCAGCTAATTCCGCCGACTAGTCCTACTTTCTTCATCTCGACTCCTCCGCACTGTTCCCGTAAAAAGCTCAATCAAATTAGAATAAGAGTTAGAGATGCAGTGTGCTATCCGCGATCGATGAGCATAAAAAATGCTCATCTTCAAACAGCGTTGGTCAACCTGAATTTTACTCTCCACCTTATACTCCGATTTGGAAATATCCGGTGCGATCGGTCATCCATACCAGCGGTGACTCTAGGCAAAGGGATTCGTTGCTGTAATGAAAAATAACTCCTAGCACTCAAGTCCGCGGTATCCACGCATGCGTCCGCGGACAATACGAACACTCCGTACTTGCGACGCGCCATTCGCTACGCGGACGGCATCAGGATGCTTGCTCAAAATCTGAACCAAAGAGGCAACGTTTTCGCTGAAGCGAAATCGCGTCTCGTTCAAGTGATTCGCCGAAAGTGAAGTTCATAACTTTTTTCACTCGGGCATGACTTCGCCGGACCCACCCAGTTCAGCCGGAAAATCCTTCAGCTTGAGCAGCCCGTCTTTCATCGGATGCACGGTTTGGGCGTAGTTCACATGTATTCCAGGCGCGAACGCGAAATCCGGAATGGTCGCGGCATACACGTCGATCAAGCCGAACGTCGGATGGTCAGTCATGAGATGGCCGCCGCATTGCGCGCAAAATTGCCGATCACTCATTTTGGTCTTGCTAAAATGACTGATCAGTTCTGCACCTTTTGTGATTTTCACTTTCTCAGGCTTCCACAGCGTGAATGCATTCACCGGCCCAGCCGACCACGAACGGCAAGAATCGCAGTGGCAATAACCCATTGCCTCGGGCTTACCAGTTACTTCAATTTCCACTGCACCGCAGAAACAGGTGCCAGTATGTTTGTGGGTCATGTTTTCTCTCCGCCTCGGGATGATGCAACGCTCGCCGTTCCACTTGTTCTGAATAGCCGGTCGATACCGTATAACGATCTTCTCTGTGCGTTCACGACATCACGAGAAGAAAATGGAATGAAACGACTGTCTCGCTTGGAAATTAGTGCCAGCGCTTCTGCCATTCTGTATCAGGGAAGCACTGATCGAAATTTAGCCGCTACACGATGAGCGGTAGTTGCCTACAGTAACGTTGCCTCAAGGGAATGAAGGGTTAATTGCGCAGACGGTGAGGCCTAGGGCGGCGGATTCTCGATCAAGGCTGCAATGCTGACGAACTCCACGCTTGGGGCCACGCCATAGAGACCTGCCACGCGCTCGGTAAGCTCTGCGGTAAAGAATGCTCGTGCCGCATCCTCCGTTTCCCAGACGTAGAAGTTGAGCGCCTCCCTTCGCTGCGGATCCACAGTGAAAGCCTTGGAGCGCAAGCCTGGCAGATTTACAAACTTGCCCCGCGCTGCGTCGGCGACTTGTCGCACACGCGCTTCACTGAAGTCATTTCCGTAGCGGAAACGCACCAAAACTCCGATCATGCTGCATCTCCTAAAAATAACGTCTTCTTGACCTGCGAATATCGGGGCCGGTTGCATGTGACCGCAGGCATAATTGGTGGGCTGCTTGTTATCGGTTTCGTCTAGCAAAAAAAAGTACCCGGCAGTCGCGATCGGCCCGAGTCAAGAGCGATTACACCTGGAGGAGAGGAACTACCCTTCAGTTATATATAAACGAGTTTTTCTATCGGGATGCGACAAGTGCGTAGGCATGTCTCTCAGTCGACAATAAAAAGCTTGGCGCCTACGGCTGTGTAGGAGCGATGAGGTTCTGCGTTGTCTGCGACTTGGTAGCTCATGCCGGGCTTTAGCGTGAACTTTCTTCCGTCTGCCAATTCCGTGTGCAGCTCGCCTTCCATGCACAAAAGGATGTGCCCCTTTACGCACCAGTGGTCGGCGATGTAGCCGGCCGTGTATTCGACCTTTCGAACACGGATAGATCCAAAGTTCATGGTGCGCCAATGAGCGACGCCGCTTTCGCCATTGCGTTCAGTTCGCTCGATTTGGGACCAATCGGTGATGCCGAAAGGGATGTCTGAGATTTGCAACTTTCACTCCTGATGAGCTCGGCTGACGTACTTTGTTGCGAGTCGCAACGGCGGTGATTTACCTAAAAGGTTTTCTACAGCCTCAAGGTTTGAATTAACGTGGCGCCCGCGGCAGCGGAAAGTGCACGCCAGAATCGGCTCGATCATATTGTTGCCTCGCGCGACCTTCTCACTTGAGGCCGTTGATCGGCGCTTGCACGGATGGCCATACGACCGCTTGAGCCACTATGACATTATGGCCATTGAACGTTGCCGCGGGTGAGCCGTACAGCAGATAACCCAAGGCCAAGGCGTCGCTGACCTTTTGACAAAACGCAGCATTGTCAGCGCCGGTGAGCACGCGGTAAACGGGCAAACCAATGGGTGAGAGCGGTGATTTCTCGGTAGACATTGTATGGGTGAAATCAAGGTTGGAAGAGCGATGCGACGCGCCAGCGTGACGACACTTAATCGCTGTCGCGTAATGGCGGAGCCCTCGCTGTCGGCTTCTCGAAAAAAAGCACGGGCCGATTGCAAACGGCCCGTGCAAAGAGCGTTTCCACCCCGGGGAGGGAAGAAACGCACGGGCCGATTTTGGCAGCCCATGCAAAGAGCGATTCCACCTGGAGGAGGGAACTGCCTTCAGTTATATAAACGAGTTTTTGTATCGGGATGCGACACGTACCTCAGGCGGAGCGCTTGAACGCATCGCGGTTGAAGTTGCTTCAGCGACTGACGAAACATGCATGAGCTTCGATAGTCGGCGCATCTTGCGCGTGCGGAATGGCATTGTCTGCAAATGTCGTAAAAGGTCCTTCAAATTCGTTCTACGGTGCTATTCACCCACCAAAGGACGCATCACGACGATGAAGAACAAGATTGATCTTTCGGGCATGCTTATGACCGTTGCGAAATTCTCGGCCTGCTTGCTGCCCCTTGCACCACTACATGTCGTAGCGCAGGTTGTTGATACATCGTTTCACAACTCGAATTTACGTGATGGCACATTGCTGCGTGATCCCGGCAGTGACGCTCCGCTCTCGTTTCTAGTGGACGAATCATTCGATCAAGTCGCGCCGCCGGTACTCCCCCAAGGCTGGAGATCCACCGCCACCAACTGGCAGACCGTCGAGGATTTAATTGCGATCAGTGCACCGAACGCGGCGCACGTTTTTGAGCCACCGTTCATCTCCGACAATTTTCTCTTTGCACCGGCATTCATCAGTGTGGCCCATATGCAACTCAGGTTTAAGCAACGGATGGACATAGAATACAGTAAGGCAGCGCCTGATTTCGCGTACGACGGCGTTGTCCTCGAGATCGCGGGTTCACGCAACGGCCCTTTCTTTGACATCGAAAATAAGGGAGGAACCTTTGCAAGCGGCGGTTACACGCATCTTATTTCGATCAGCAACAATCCGCTCGCGGGGCGAAATGTCTGGAGCGGTCTCGTTCCCGACTACAAGGACGTTGTCGTCAATTTACCGCCGTCGTTAATCGGATGTCTGTTGTTCGTGCGTTGGAGAATGGGCACCGATGGAGACCTCGTCGGCGCCGATGGCTACTATCTCGACAACGTCCAGTTCGGCGTACCCAATGAATATATCTTTGCAGATACATTTGAAAAAACGCCGCAAGCCTGTTTGTAATACGAAGACCGGCGACATTCTGTGTTGACCCTAGCTTGCGAGCGAAGAAAGCTTATGGGCTTCCCCAAGCGGTTTAAGTGAAATTGTGCGGTGCATATGGGAACGCCGATGCTCGACTGAACGAAATTAACTGTTCGCATTGGTAAGTCGTTACATGCCATTCGCGGTTAATGGGGGCTTGAACACATCGCAGTTGAAGTTGCTCCGGCGACTGACGAAACGTGCATGAGCTTCGATACTCGGCGCCTCCTGCGCATGCAATGACATCGCCTGTAAATGTCGTAAACCGCCTTTCAAATTCGTTCTACGGTGCTATCCACCCACCAAAGGACGCATCACGACGATGAAGAACAAGATTGATCTTTCGGGCATGCTTATGACCGTTGCGAAATTCTCGGCCTGCTTGCTGCCCCTTGCACCACTACATGTCGTAGCGCAGGTTGTTGATACATCGTTTCACAACTCGAATTTACGTGATGGCACATTGCTGCGTGATCCCGGCAGTGACGCTCCGCTCTCGTTTCTAGTGGACGAATCATTCGACCAAGTCGCGCCGCCGGTGCTCCCTCAAGGCTGGAGGTCCAACGCCACCAACTGGCAGACCGTCGAGGATTTAGGTGCCAGCAGTGCACCGAACGCGGCGCACGTTTTTGAGCCACCGTTCATCTCGGACAATTTTCTCTTTGCACCGGCATTCATCAGTGTGGCCCATATGCAACTCAGGTTTAAACAACGAATGGACATAGAATACAGTAAGGCAGCGCCTGATTTCGCCTACGACGGCGTTGTCCTCGAGATCGCGGGTTCACGCAACGGCCCTTTCTTTGACATCGAAAATAAGGGAGGAACCTTTGCAAGCGGCGGTTACACGCATCTTATTTCGATCAGCAACAATCCGCTCGCGGGGCGAAATGTCTGGAGCGGTCTCGTTCCCGACTACCAGGATGTTGTCGTCAATTTACCGCCGTCGCTGATCGGATGTCCGTTGTTCGTGCGTTGGAGAATGGGCACCGATGGAGACCTCGTCGGCGCCGATGGCTACTATCTCGACAACGTCCAGTTCGGCGTACCCAATGAATACATCTTTGCGGACAAATTCGAAGTCACTCCGCAAGCTTGTCTATAGTGCGAATAGCTGGCGAAACTCTGGCTTTGGCCCGGTTCAACCCGAATGCTTCGTCGTGTACTGGGGCAACGCGATGCAGAGAGGTACTAGGCGTGGCCCGACGGTGAATTCATTCGATCTCGATCGACCTGCTTGCCGCTCCGCCGCATAGCTCGGCAGAAGGTCGCCAGCTCGCTGGGTTAGTGATTGTTTTGAGTTCCTGGGAATTTGATTGGTGGCGCCCCACGCTCGTCATAATCAACTGAACCAGCCGCAGGAGATCAATTGAAATTTTCCATTTGCCAACTTCCAAATGGGCTCTCGCCGAATCACCCGGCGTGGTTCGATCTCCTCTCGCGGATTGAGCAGCAGCGGCCCGATGTCGCTGTCTTGAACGAAATGCCTTTCGGTGGCTGGCTCGCAAAAAAAAACAAACTGGAGTCCGATCTTGCATCAGCCAGTGTGTACGCGCATGAATGTGCGTTGTCGGCGCTGCATGAATTGCCAAGCGCTGTGATTGGTTCCCGCCCGATATGCGGACCGCAGAAGCTATCCAACGAGGCTTTTCTATTGGCCGACGGAATCTACACGCCTGTTCACCACAAGCATTATTTCCCGCAGGAACCGGGCTTTTACGAAGACACTTGGTTCGCGCCGCAACGGCCAGGTTTTGATGTAGTCGATTTCCGTGGCCTGAAAATTGGTGTTCTGCTGTGCACGGAATTGATGTTCACTGAATGGGCGCGCCATTACCGGAGACAAGGTGCTCACGTGCTTGTGGCGCCTCGGGCGAGTGGTACGTCGATGCATTTTTGGGATACGGCCGCCGCGATGGCAGCCATCGTTTCCGGTTGCTACGTACTCAGCTCCAACCGCGTATCGGTAACGGGCGACGTTGACCCGTGTTTCGGAGGGCGTGGTTTTGCCTACTCTCCCACGGGGCAGTTAATCGCCGAAACCTCATCCTCGATTCCGCTTGTGTGTATAGACATCGATCTTGCCCGTGTGACGGATGCACAACAAAACTATCCTTGCTATGTGCGCGAATTGAAATCAAATTCCGCCATCGTTTCGTAACTGGCTGTACTAAATACGAGCCAGCTCTGTATGGACAATACTTGTCCTATCTCGGTGAGAAACACGTTGCGCGCAAATACGCCGGACATCTTGTTGTTATGCCAGTGGAGACGGTGGCTGATTTAGGCCGAAACTTGAATTGGGTTCACTTTTGTTTGCTGTGTTTATCCCAATGACGATATCGCCAACATATGTTGGCGATCGCTTAAAACTGACCAGATGAGCTAGCTAATTTACGCTCAAATTTGACCAAGGTGTTCAACCTATTCTGCTGAGTTTCGCAGCAGGAATGACTCGGTGATCACCATTAGTATGTACGCCAAGATTCGCCGGATGCATTTCCGGGAGAAGCTGTCGATCAGCGAGATCGCAAGACGGACCAGCCTATCGCGCAACACCATCAAGAAGT
The sequence above is drawn from the Pseudolysobacter antarcticus genome and encodes:
- a CDS encoding GFA family protein — encoded protein: MTHKHTGTCFCGAVEIEVTGKPEAMGYCHCDSCRSWSAGPVNAFTLWKPEKVKITKGAELISHFSKTKMSDRQFCAQCGGHLMTDHPTFGLIDVYAATIPDFAFAPGIHVNYAQTVHPMKDGLLKLKDFPAELGGSGEVMPE
- a CDS encoding YdhR family protein, with the protein product MIGVLVRFRYGNDFSEARVRQVADAARGKFVNLPGLRSKAFTVDPQRREALNFYVWETEDAARAFFTAELTERVAGLYGVAPSVEFVSIAALIENPPP
- a CDS encoding DHCW motif cupin fold protein; translation: MQISDIPFGITDWSQIERTERNGESGVAHWRTMNFGSIRVRKVEYTAGYIADHWCVKGHILLCMEGELHTELADGRKFTLKPGMSYQVADNAEPHRSYTAVGAKLFIVD
- a CDS encoding DUF1737 domain-containing protein; the protein is MSTEKSPLSPIGLPVYRVLTGADNAAFCQKVSDALALGYLLYGSPAATFNGHNVIVAQAVVWPSVQAPINGLK
- a CDS encoding carbon-nitrogen hydrolase family protein → MKFSICQLPNGLSPNHPAWFDLLSRIEQQRPDVAVLNEMPFGGWLAKKNKLESDLASASVYAHECALSALHELPSAVIGSRPICGPQKLSNEAFLLADGIYTPVHHKHYFPQEPGFYEDTWFAPQRPGFDVVDFRGLKIGVLLCTELMFTEWARHYRRQGAHVLVAPRASGTSMHFWDTAAAMAAIVSGCYVLSSNRVSVTGDVDPCFGGRGFAYSPTGQLIAETSSSIPLVCIDIDLARVTDAQQNYPCYVRELKSNSAIVS